ATAACATTGTTGTTTTTGAAGACTCTATTGTTTCTCTTGtatataaaatcatattttttctgatttttttcacttggcaaataaattaaattaaacatgatATAATGTGTTagattcattaacaagtctagtaatttctaaaaataatttgattttcaaataattatccaattaatactatatatttatagataaaaattggtttataataactctattgtttttcttatacactaagggcctgtttgtttagtgttttcaagaactgttttctgttcttgaaaacaaaaaacaccaaaaactcgtttggttgagagaatcgtttttgtttttgttgttccccgtgttctcaaaatggcactgtttagagaacaacaaaatgttgttttccccgtttttttactgtttacagaacaaattaaacaacaaaaaaatcatttgttctccgtgtttttttttccttcccgtTCTCATCTCATCTCCAGCACAGTCCCGTCgtctcttcttgatttttcccgTTTGTCATTTTTGATtcagggttcgtgaaatttaaatccaatagCACAATAGCAAGGAGACCCCTAAAacggatccagaaaacacagtgagcaaaagaaaagcaatttttttttttcttgggggttttgcatggattttctcggaaatcaaacgaggatgaattttcccggaaattgaatggggcatggattttcttgggaatcaaacggaggttgaaaaaaaataataataacatgattagattagtacctgcgaggattgagagtggcagagtgaGAGAAGGGGATTTTCCCGGCTGGacggcaacttcagaaaagggcttcttgattagattagtacctgcgaggattgagagtggcagagtgaGAGAAGGAGATTTTCCaggctggagggcaacttcagaaaagggcttcttgatgcccgagtgagagaaagagataaaaaaatattaagaacaaatttatcacaacttaataaaatatgctataatttttaataaagttaaagattaaataaaaaaatattaataaaaataattttattatgtttgatttattttaaaaatatataaaaaaatatttttattttaaaattaataaaataaataatttttttaatttaaatgaaccatatatctaaaaattatttataaatttataatataaaattacttgaagaaaatattttattaattgaaaaagaaaaaaaaacatctttcaagttttttgttttatttgttctaaatttttttttattaactcaaccaaacatgtttttttgtttttgagaacaaaaactgttttttaaaattcagtttccaaacacaattttttttggaaaaacaccaaaaactattcttaaaaactattttcaaaaactgttttccaaaacagttttcaaaaacagcaaccaaacaggccaTAAATACTCATAATTCTTCAGGCTCTATAAAACCCTGTAGCCTGTAGGTGTCCAACAAGAACCCTGAGTCAATGGCTTGGGAAAGTGGGTTGTAAAAAAACTGGGGAAAAGCATCTCCAGCAATAAAACTGCAGGTATCTGTCAGAACTccgaggaagaagaagaggaggtAAAGGGTGTGGCAAGGCGGCAGCCATGTTGGGGGGCATCCTTCTTCCCACCTCACTCTCACTCCCATGGATACGTTTGCTGTATTATTTTTGCCTCCTCTGTCTCATCTCATCCAACCGTCTTCTCGCCGGGACTGGAGCAATAATGGttactctctctttctccattTCTATCATCCATCAATTAATGTATCAGAAACATCCAAGAGTGGGTCTGTTTCATCCCTGCTGTGATAGAAATTTCAGATTTCATTCTATACGTTTAGAGCTTGTGAACAATCATTTGGAGGCTCTACATGCAAAAAAAACTTGATAAATAATACTGGTTTACTGAAATTATTATGAATATGAAACGACGGCCAATGTTTATACAAAACCCACCATTTAGCTTCAAGAATTGGGGATAAGGAGGAGGTGGTTCTTGTCCTCCTCTGAAATAGTTAGCAGTTTGGaactactttttctttctttggaaattagcattttcattgattttagcCACGAAAAGCAAgaaaatttcttataaaatgATAGCCAAACAGCACCTTAGATGGTGGCAGGGGCTTTGATTGGTCATTTACTTTCCCCTTTGTTCCTCAAAGAGTTTTAGGGGAAAAGGGGGAAATGCTTAAGAAGGAAGCCAATTTCCCAACCTTCTCATTTTCCCCCCTTTTAAGAAAATGTGGGAAATGTTGTCTACCCAACAAAAATTAGAACAAAGAAGAGCTAgtccatttcatttttatttcattgtttctttaatttttactcCAAGCAAATGTTCTTCTGTTCTTTGATCAGGACAGTGGGGAGTACAGCCCTAAAAGCAATGGTGAATGCTCGGAAAAGATTAATGAAGTCTCACCAGTTAAATGTGCATTTGCAATATTTGATGCTGACTTCTTCAATGATACTAAGGTGATTTTGATGAACTTGTAATTTAGACTATTTATGATCCATTAGCTTTGGATTGTATCATCCAAGTTTCATCTCATAGATATAATTACTCttatcttctttttccttttagataGCCGAGATTGAGCAGGGTGCAACCGAGCTGAATATCCCTATATCAGGAGCCAATCGTAAGTTAGTTGCTTCTGTTAATGGAGGTTTACATGATCCatcttatttggttttcaatTCTGAGTGGGGAAATGAACAAGTGCAAAGCAAAACCAAAAGATTCAGTTGTCCTTCCCTTTCTGGAATACAGAGGCCTGAAGGTGAAGAAGATATTGCCTTCATGACTGTAAGTCTTTCCTACcaccaaattttttattcacttttttttttttttttcttttcttttctcttttagtGTTTTGTATATGAAATTGTTGATGTTCACCAGGTTCTTGAACTGGGGGAACTCATTAAGACAAAACAAATTACCTCTGAGCAGCTTACTCGGATTTTTCTTCATAGATTAAAGAGGTAATAAAgcagaaaaaagaaagtttcCTATGTGTCTGtgccaaggatgaaaatttctgtttttttggCCGAAATTTCGGCGAAATTTCGTGTTTCGGAGGTCGGCGAAACGAAAGAGGGGGGCGAAATGTCGACGGAAGAAATATCCGTAAATTTCGCCAAAAATCGGAGAAATTTCAGATAAATTTCGGTAAAAGGAGAAATTTCGgcgatattttttaaaaaatcgcCTCTGGTTGGAAAATTTCAGAGAAAAATCGTCTTGTTTCGGTTTATTTCGGCGATTTTTCGGccaaaaaaacagaaattttcctaccagtccagcccgcgcacaggatacaaaatctgatcatgatttgcaggcaaagcttgtgtttttcagcctggctcaaaaatcgtggatttggggttcgtgaaatttaaatccaatggcacaacagcAAAGAGAACCCTAAAACAGATTctgaaaacacagggagcaaaagaagaaaagcaatttttttggttttctttgggggttttgcatgggctttctcggaaatcaaacgaggatgaattttcccggaaatcgaatgggggatggattttctatggaatcaaacgggggttgcaaaaaataataataataacatgttagattagtacctgcgaggattgaaagtggcagaggaaaatagggtttttttagggattctgtCGGGGGGCATCTTCAGAAAAGGGCATGCCCGGCTGAGAGAAGTGGTGTGGCCCNTTGTTgtcattgcatactggggcatagccacctagttGGATATTTTGACGTCGAGACTTGACTTCCTATATGTGATTACTACTTTTcgatggattatggagctattgatACCTCGAGTttagtcttctcggcatacttggaCGATCTTGGATACATACCTTTCATCTCGTACTCAGTTATTTCACCCTGGATACTTTCATGCCTCCTATCATACCAGAGCCTGATCATCACCTTATTTTATCCTACACATCCCACCGTGACACCTGACCTCACCCTTATCTCGATTAGGAGGAGACGTGGATCAGTCCTTGATCACTTTGGTCgtgttttcatacatctttcGGACTTCAGGTTCAatatcttccatgatggcagggcCTGACAGATTGCCGATATATTAGTGACGATGTTTTCCATTTTGACAGTTGacatgttgagtgttgatttgcttgtTTCTTTGTATTTCGAGCACTAGTCATCACTGTTTTATCCATcagttatttttgtttgtttgttttgtcagcatggtgtcACGTTGCATGGTCCTatttggcattacctatttgaGGTTGGGCATTTCCGTTACctgatggatgagcatatttcagagCACA
The sequence above is drawn from the Vitis riparia cultivar Riparia Gloire de Montpellier isolate 1030 chromosome 15, EGFV_Vit.rip_1.0, whole genome shotgun sequence genome and encodes:
- the LOC117932505 gene encoding uncharacterized protein LOC117932505, with protein sequence MLGGILLPTSLSLPWIRLLYYFCLLCLISSNRLLAGTGAIMDSGEYSPKSNGECSEKINEVSPVKCAFAIFDADFFNDTKIAEIEQGATELNIPISGANRKLVASVNGGLHDPSYLVFNSEWGNEQVQSKTKRFSCPSLSGIQRPEGEEDIAFMTVLELGELIKTKQITSEQLTRIFLHRLKR